One window from the genome of Hyalangium ruber encodes:
- a CDS encoding response regulator produces MNSALPVLVVEDNDEDFDMLQLAFQAAAVPNPLVRCSDGEETLEYLFRRGRYPSAEQAPRPGLVLLDLNLPGVDGRQVLEQVKADPVLRGIPVIVFSTSDNPKDVQSCYQSGVSAYLLKPVDLERFERMVRLLKEFYLEFVVLPEGPQSREERRR; encoded by the coding sequence GTGAATAGCGCTCTGCCCGTCCTGGTTGTGGAGGACAACGACGAGGACTTCGACATGCTCCAGCTCGCCTTCCAGGCAGCGGCCGTGCCCAATCCCTTGGTTCGCTGTTCGGATGGCGAAGAGACGTTGGAGTACCTCTTCCGGAGAGGCCGCTACCCCAGCGCCGAGCAGGCACCCAGGCCCGGGCTCGTCCTGCTGGACCTCAACCTGCCGGGCGTGGACGGAAGGCAGGTGCTCGAGCAGGTCAAGGCGGACCCCGTGCTGCGTGGCATCCCCGTCATCGTCTTCTCCACTTCGGACAATCCGAAGGACGTGCAGAGCTGTTATCAGTCAGGGGTGAGCGCCTACCTGCTCAAGCCCGTGGACCTGGAGCGTTTCGAGCGCATGGTGCGTCTGCTCAAGGAGTTCTACCTGGAGTTCGTCGTCCTGCCGGAAGGGCCCCAGTCGCGCGAGGAGCGGCGGCGATGA
- a CDS encoding ATP-binding protein encodes MKTDAARVGQIVDLTNCDKEPIHIPGAVQPHGVLLVLREPELSITHVSENAPVLLGIAAEQLLGARLGTLVAPSVREALEASLRSERLKQHNPLKVAWRVEGTERFFDGIAHRHQGKLILELEPSSEKVSVPFLSFYHAVREALSGLRDARDLQELCETVVQEIRRMTGFDRVLIYRFDAEWNGSVLAEARDAQADPYLGLHFPASDIPKQARELYRLNWLRIIPTVDYRPARVLALPGAQTDSPLDMSFSVLRSVSPIHLEYLRNMGVQASMSISLVKEGQLWGLISCTHVSGTRYVPYEIRTACEFLGEAMSSLLAAKEGSEDYDQRIRAKSIHAALLERMAREVDFVSGLSSHESGLLELVHAQGAAIHFHGRTTVLGAAPDDAQLAGLLGWLGTRTDEDVFCTDRLSSHYPEAEAFKEVASGLVAVSMSRGRNNYVLWFRPEVVQTVNWSGNPTKPVEMEDGQPRLHPRKSFELWKETVRGRSLPWKAYEVEAAAELRRSIIDVALQRSEALLKLNTELERSNVELDAFAYAASHDLKEPLRGIHNYTLLTLREVGETLPEGARGRLDTVVRLTQRMESLINSLLHYSQVGRTELSLRETDLNEVVAQVLELLKPRLEEARMEVRIPHPLPPARCDRVRIAEVFTNLITNALKYNDKAERWVELGAVPDGKEARVAYYVRDNGIGIKPEYHEAIFRIFKRLHGRDRYGGGTGTGLTIVKRIIERHNGHIWLESTPGQGTTFYFTLAVEPGAEGTEGE; translated from the coding sequence ATGAAGACTGACGCCGCGCGGGTCGGCCAGATCGTCGACCTCACCAACTGCGACAAGGAGCCCATCCACATCCCCGGCGCCGTCCAGCCGCACGGGGTGCTGCTGGTGCTGCGCGAGCCGGAGCTCTCCATCACCCACGTGAGCGAGAACGCGCCCGTCCTCCTGGGCATCGCCGCCGAGCAGTTGCTGGGTGCCCGGCTGGGGACGCTCGTCGCGCCCTCCGTGCGCGAGGCGCTGGAGGCGAGCCTGCGCAGCGAGCGGCTCAAGCAGCACAACCCGCTGAAGGTGGCGTGGCGGGTGGAGGGCACCGAGCGCTTCTTCGACGGCATCGCCCACCGCCACCAGGGCAAGCTCATCCTCGAGCTGGAGCCGTCCTCCGAGAAGGTGTCCGTCCCCTTCCTCAGCTTCTACCACGCGGTGCGCGAGGCCTTGTCGGGCCTGCGCGATGCCCGAGACCTCCAGGAGCTGTGCGAGACGGTCGTCCAGGAGATCCGCCGGATGACCGGCTTCGACCGCGTCCTCATCTACCGCTTCGACGCGGAGTGGAACGGCTCGGTGCTCGCCGAGGCCCGGGACGCCCAGGCCGACCCGTACCTGGGGCTGCACTTCCCGGCCTCGGACATCCCCAAACAGGCCCGAGAGCTGTACCGGCTCAACTGGCTGCGCATCATCCCCACGGTGGACTACCGCCCGGCGCGCGTGCTGGCCCTGCCCGGCGCGCAGACCGACAGCCCGCTGGACATGTCCTTCTCGGTGCTGCGCAGCGTGTCCCCCATCCACCTGGAGTACCTGCGCAACATGGGGGTGCAGGCCTCCATGAGCATCTCCCTGGTGAAGGAGGGCCAGCTCTGGGGCCTCATCTCCTGCACCCATGTCTCGGGCACCCGCTACGTGCCCTACGAGATTCGCACCGCGTGCGAGTTCCTCGGGGAGGCCATGTCCAGCCTGCTCGCCGCCAAGGAGGGCAGCGAGGACTATGACCAGCGCATCCGCGCCAAGTCCATCCACGCGGCGCTCCTGGAGCGCATGGCGCGCGAGGTGGACTTCGTCTCGGGGCTGAGCAGCCATGAGTCCGGCCTGCTGGAGCTCGTTCATGCCCAGGGAGCCGCCATCCACTTCCACGGGAGGACGACGGTGCTGGGCGCCGCGCCGGATGACGCGCAGCTCGCGGGGCTGCTCGGCTGGCTGGGCACGCGCACCGACGAGGACGTGTTCTGCACGGACCGGCTGTCCAGCCACTACCCGGAGGCCGAGGCCTTCAAGGAGGTGGCCTCCGGCCTCGTTGCCGTCTCCATGTCCCGGGGCCGCAACAACTATGTGCTGTGGTTCCGCCCCGAGGTGGTGCAGACGGTCAACTGGAGCGGCAACCCCACCAAGCCCGTGGAGATGGAGGACGGCCAGCCCCGGCTGCACCCGCGCAAGTCCTTCGAGCTGTGGAAGGAGACGGTGCGCGGCCGCAGCCTGCCGTGGAAGGCCTACGAGGTGGAGGCCGCCGCCGAGCTGCGCCGCTCCATCATCGACGTGGCCCTGCAGCGCAGCGAAGCGCTGCTCAAGCTCAACACCGAGCTGGAGCGCAGCAACGTGGAGCTGGACGCGTTCGCCTACGCGGCCAGCCACGACTTGAAGGAGCCGCTGCGCGGCATCCACAACTACACCCTGCTCACCCTGCGCGAGGTGGGCGAGACGCTGCCGGAGGGCGCGCGCGGGCGCCTGGACACCGTGGTGCGGCTCACCCAGCGAATGGAGAGCCTTATCAACTCGCTGCTCCACTACTCGCAGGTGGGACGCACGGAGCTGTCGCTGCGGGAGACGGACCTCAACGAGGTGGTGGCCCAGGTGCTGGAGCTGCTCAAGCCTCGCCTGGAGGAGGCGCGCATGGAGGTGCGCATCCCCCACCCACTGCCGCCCGCACGGTGTGACCGGGTGCGCATCGCCGAGGTCTTCACCAACCTCATCACCAACGCGCTGAAGTACAACGACAAGGCCGAGCGGTGGGTGGAGCTGGGCGCCGTGCCGGACGGGAAGGAGGCGCGCGTGGCCTACTACGTGCGCGACAACGGCATCGGCATCAAGCCCGAGTACCACGAGGCCATCTTCCGCATCTTCAAGCGGCTGCACGGGAGAGACCGGTACGGCGGCGGTACGGGCACGGGCCTCACCATCGTCAAGCGCATCATCGAGCGCCACAACGGCCACATCTGGCTGGAGTCCACGCCGGGCCAGGGTACGACATTCTACTTCACCCTGGCCGTGGAGCCGGGAGCCGAGGGAACGGAGGGTGAATAG
- a CDS encoding sensor histidine kinase: MQPGNESRTSVLLVDDQPFDLAALERHLAPFSLHLVKACSGEEALQRFGDEDFALVLMDVKMPGLDGFQTARLLHENTPRRPVPLIFLSGSPREEAAIVRAYESGAVDYLRKPVEPETLRAKVRVFVELYQAREALFRQQAELRMRERQVFELRQQQVEEALQESQRTLAMLMGNLPGMVFRRRPDWSFEFASEGCLELTGYPVEDFTSGARRWVDLIHPEDVARVAREAEVAFTGWQPLTLVYRLLHRGGSERWMWDRSAGVYHPDGSLRFIEGFVTDITPHKVAEAERERLMGELREAVRLRDEFLSVASHELKTPLTPLSLRLQFMMREVEVRAEGSRNEVLRKHVEAASGQVQRLTALVDSLLDATRITSGRLSLRREQDVNLADIVRTVVAGFEAQAARAGTPLELEAPGRVLGHWDALRLEQVVTNLLSNALKFGAGRTVHLRVEEQEGWARLTVRDEGIGMDESMRARLFGRFERGVSERHYGGLGLGLFITREVVQALGGHVEAESQPGQGATFTVELPCTPPKDSLGGVRHED, encoded by the coding sequence TTGCAACCAGGCAATGAGTCGCGCACCAGTGTCCTGCTGGTGGATGATCAGCCCTTCGACCTGGCAGCCCTGGAGCGACACCTCGCTCCGTTCTCGCTCCACCTGGTGAAGGCCTGCTCAGGCGAGGAGGCCCTCCAGCGCTTCGGGGACGAGGACTTCGCGCTCGTCCTCATGGACGTGAAGATGCCGGGGCTGGATGGCTTCCAGACGGCCCGGCTCCTCCATGAGAACACCCCGCGGCGGCCCGTGCCCCTCATCTTCCTGTCGGGCTCGCCGCGCGAAGAGGCCGCCATCGTGCGCGCCTACGAGAGCGGCGCGGTGGACTACCTGCGCAAGCCCGTGGAGCCGGAGACGCTGCGCGCCAAGGTGCGCGTCTTCGTGGAGCTGTACCAGGCGCGGGAGGCGCTCTTTCGCCAACAGGCCGAGCTGCGCATGCGCGAGCGCCAGGTGTTCGAGCTGCGCCAGCAGCAGGTCGAGGAGGCACTGCAGGAGAGCCAGCGCACCCTCGCCATGCTCATGGGCAACCTGCCGGGCATGGTCTTCCGCCGTCGCCCGGACTGGTCCTTCGAGTTCGCCAGCGAGGGGTGCCTGGAGCTCACCGGCTACCCCGTCGAGGACTTCACCTCGGGCGCTCGCCGCTGGGTGGACCTCATCCACCCCGAGGACGTGGCCCGGGTGGCGCGCGAGGCGGAGGTGGCCTTCACGGGCTGGCAGCCGCTCACCCTGGTCTACCGCCTCCTGCATCGCGGTGGCTCGGAGCGGTGGATGTGGGACCGCTCGGCCGGCGTCTACCACCCGGATGGGAGCCTGCGCTTCATCGAGGGCTTCGTCACGGACATCACCCCGCACAAGGTGGCGGAGGCCGAGCGCGAGCGGCTGATGGGCGAGCTGCGCGAGGCGGTGCGCCTGCGCGACGAGTTCCTCTCGGTGGCCAGCCACGAGCTGAAGACGCCGCTGACCCCGCTGTCCCTGCGCCTGCAGTTCATGATGCGTGAGGTGGAGGTGCGCGCGGAGGGCTCACGCAACGAGGTGCTGCGAAAGCACGTGGAGGCCGCGAGCGGACAGGTGCAGCGGCTGACGGCGCTGGTGGACAGCCTGCTGGATGCCACGCGCATCACCAGCGGCCGGCTCTCCCTGCGCCGCGAGCAGGACGTGAACCTGGCGGACATCGTGCGCACCGTGGTGGCGGGCTTCGAGGCGCAGGCGGCGCGCGCCGGGACTCCGCTGGAGCTCGAGGCGCCCGGTCGCGTCCTGGGCCACTGGGACGCGCTGCGGTTGGAGCAGGTGGTGACCAACCTGCTGTCCAACGCCCTCAAGTTCGGCGCGGGCCGCACCGTTCACCTGCGGGTGGAGGAGCAGGAGGGGTGGGCGCGGCTGACGGTGCGCGACGAGGGCATCGGCATGGACGAGAGCATGCGCGCGCGCCTCTTCGGTCGCTTCGAGCGCGGCGTCTCGGAGCGGCACTACGGCGGGCTGGGCCTGGGGCTCTTCATCACCCGCGAGGTGGTGCAGGCCCTGGGCGGTCACGTCGAGGCGGAGAGCCAGCCGGGGCAGGGCGCGACCTTCACCGTGGAGTTGCCGTGTACTCCTCCCAAGGACTCTCTGGGAGGGGTGCGTCATGAAGACTGA
- a CDS encoding S9 family peptidase produces MPLSLLAALALSAAPAQSHPYNIQDQVTLRRLSGSSVSPDGQRVAFVLRTTDMAANRGRTDLWLVNADGTGLRQLTSHPDADNQPVWAPDGRSLFFLSSRGGASQVWRLPIDGGEPQQVTKLPLDVGGFSLSRDGAKLAVALEVFPDCATLECTTQRLEAQSKSKATGRVYDKLFVRHWDTWKDGRRSHVFVVPVAGGTPVDVMKGMDADGPTKPFGGPEEVTFTPDGQSVVFTARDVGRQESWSTDLDLFVAAADGKTPPRKLTTSNRATDTLPVFSPDGKTLAYLAMERPGYEADRLRVILRTWPGGQERVLTQAWDRSAEGLAWSADGKTLFTSAYSEGQHPAFAIDVASGQVRALLTQGHATEVQPAAGGRIIYSYDTLNAPADLYSAKVDGTDARPLTRVNQEALAAIRFGESEPFTFAGWNGEKVFGYLTKPVDFDAKKKYPVAFLIHGGPQGSYGNHFHYRWNPQVYAGRGYAVVSVDFHGSVGYGQAFTDSIRGDWGGKPLEDLQKGLAAATARYSFLHPERVCALGASYGGYMINWIAGNWSDRFRCLVNHDGILDERMGYFDTEELWFPEWERGGTPWDNAAGYASHNPIDHVSKWKTPMLVVHGGQDFRVVETQGLATFTALQRRGVPSKLLYFPDENHWVVKPANSVLWHDTVLGWMDQWTKPGAPTAAPTKSAP; encoded by the coding sequence TTGCCCTTGTCGCTCCTGGCGGCCCTGGCGCTCAGCGCCGCGCCCGCCCAGTCCCACCCGTACAACATTCAAGACCAGGTGACGCTGCGCCGGCTCAGTGGCTCGAGCGTCTCGCCCGACGGCCAGCGCGTCGCCTTCGTGCTGCGCACCACGGACATGGCGGCCAACCGCGGCCGCACGGACCTGTGGCTCGTCAACGCCGACGGCACCGGGCTGCGCCAGCTCACCTCCCACCCGGACGCGGACAACCAGCCCGTGTGGGCCCCCGACGGCCGCAGCCTCTTCTTCCTCTCCTCGCGCGGCGGCGCCTCGCAGGTGTGGCGGCTGCCCATCGACGGCGGCGAGCCCCAGCAGGTGACGAAGCTGCCGCTGGACGTGGGCGGCTTTTCGCTCTCGCGGGACGGGGCGAAGCTCGCCGTCGCCCTCGAGGTGTTCCCCGACTGCGCCACGCTGGAATGCACCACCCAGCGCCTCGAGGCACAGTCCAAGAGCAAGGCCACCGGCCGCGTCTACGACAAGCTCTTCGTGCGCCACTGGGACACGTGGAAGGACGGGCGCCGCTCGCATGTCTTCGTCGTCCCCGTGGCCGGTGGCACGCCCGTGGACGTGATGAAGGGCATGGACGCCGACGGCCCCACCAAGCCCTTTGGAGGCCCCGAGGAGGTCACCTTCACTCCGGACGGCCAGAGCGTCGTCTTCACCGCGCGGGACGTCGGCCGCCAGGAGTCCTGGAGCACCGACCTGGACCTCTTCGTCGCCGCCGCGGACGGCAAGACGCCGCCGCGCAAGCTCACCACCTCCAACCGCGCCACGGACACGCTGCCGGTGTTCAGCCCGGACGGCAAGACGCTGGCCTACCTCGCCATGGAGCGCCCGGGCTACGAGGCGGACCGCCTGCGCGTCATCCTCCGCACGTGGCCGGGCGGCCAGGAGCGCGTGCTGACGCAGGCGTGGGACCGCTCCGCCGAGGGGCTCGCCTGGAGCGCGGACGGCAAGACGCTCTTCACCTCCGCCTACAGCGAGGGCCAGCACCCCGCCTTCGCCATCGACGTGGCCAGCGGCCAGGTGCGCGCGCTGCTCACGCAGGGCCACGCCACCGAGGTGCAGCCCGCCGCCGGGGGCCGCATCATCTATTCCTATGACACGCTGAACGCGCCCGCGGACCTGTACTCCGCCAAGGTGGACGGCACGGATGCGCGGCCCCTCACCCGCGTGAACCAGGAGGCGCTGGCCGCCATCCGCTTCGGCGAGTCCGAGCCCTTCACCTTCGCCGGCTGGAACGGGGAGAAGGTGTTCGGCTACCTGACGAAGCCCGTCGACTTCGACGCGAAGAAGAAGTACCCGGTGGCGTTCCTGATCCACGGCGGACCGCAGGGCAGCTACGGCAACCACTTCCACTACCGATGGAACCCGCAGGTGTACGCGGGCCGAGGCTACGCGGTGGTGAGCGTCGACTTCCACGGCTCGGTGGGCTACGGGCAGGCCTTCACCGACTCCATCCGGGGCGACTGGGGCGGCAAGCCGCTGGAGGATCTGCAGAAGGGCCTGGCGGCGGCCACCGCGCGCTACTCCTTCCTGCACCCCGAGCGCGTGTGCGCGCTGGGCGCCAGCTATGGCGGCTACATGATCAACTGGATCGCCGGCAACTGGTCGGACCGCTTCCGCTGCCTGGTGAACCACGACGGCATCCTGGATGAGCGCATGGGCTACTTCGACACGGAGGAGCTGTGGTTCCCCGAGTGGGAGCGCGGCGGCACGCCGTGGGACAACGCTGCGGGTTACGCGAGCCACAACCCCATCGACCACGTGAGCAAGTGGAAGACGCCGATGCTGGTGGTCCACGGCGGGCAGGACTTCCGCGTGGTGGAGACGCAGGGCCTGGCGACCTTCACCGCGCTGCAGCGGCGGGGAGTGCCCTCCAAGCTGCTCTACTTCCCGGACGAGAACCACTGGGTGGTCAAGCCCGCCAACAGCGTGCTGTGGCACGACACGGTGCTGGGCTGGATGGACCAGTGGACGAAGCCGGGCGCGCCGACGGCGGCGCCGACCAAGTCCGCGCCGTAG
- a CDS encoding type IV pilus twitching motility protein PilT, translating into MARLDPIIDKLFKDSGEELLIETGGGVNMRTATGLLPVLKQNLTTQQIIGALAELVPAEQRSTFPPEGSSSFPYSAPAGSVQVRLEHVQGHLKVSVVPFSLLPAPEAVQEEKLELASPFEMLEMAAQVAGPVLADPAPPLELETGSLELEPLPGAFPAPAPAASPPTPAPAPGVARPAPAVPAPTVRMGALTPAPISLAPAPAPAPAGPATLPPIPVQAAPVAAPVRAAPGPATLPPIPIQAAPVAAPAHVTPGPATLPPVPVAAAPVAAPAHVSPGPATLPPVPAPAAPPVQVAAPPVQVAAPPVPAPVAATPAPAVVAPPVHVAPELAPQPTPAPVPVAVPTPAPVLVPTPAPVAEVASPAAAPAPAVEAVTDRTLEAEGQMLALMKAMLERGASDLHLSSETVPHMRIDGDMVPLAEYGRISHERLKAMVFSVAPEKNRKQWEEIQDTDFAHETATARFRVNVFEDRKGIGAVMRQIPNTIRTAEEIGLTKHVLDMCFLSKGLVLVTGPTGSGKSTTLAALIDYINRHREDHIITVEDPIEFVHKNKSCLVNQREVGVHTRSFKNALRAALREDPDVVLVGEMRDLETIATAIETAETGHLVFGTLHTNTAASTVDRIIDQFPADRQAQIRMMLSESLKAVIAQTLCKRIGGGRVAAQEVLLVTGPVSNLIREGKTFQIPSVMQTSRGQGMVTLNDALLDLVKRKVVDPNEALSKSVNRAELRSMLERAGFKADGPAETPAPTK; encoded by the coding sequence ATGGCCAGGCTCGACCCGATCATCGACAAGCTCTTCAAGGACTCCGGTGAGGAGCTGCTCATCGAAACCGGTGGGGGTGTGAACATGCGCACCGCCACGGGTCTGCTCCCGGTGCTGAAGCAGAACCTCACCACCCAGCAGATCATCGGCGCGCTCGCGGAGCTCGTTCCCGCGGAGCAGCGCTCCACCTTTCCGCCCGAGGGCTCCTCGTCGTTCCCCTACAGCGCGCCCGCGGGCTCGGTGCAGGTGCGGCTGGAGCACGTGCAGGGGCACCTGAAGGTGTCGGTGGTGCCCTTCTCCCTGCTGCCCGCGCCCGAGGCGGTTCAGGAGGAGAAGCTCGAGCTGGCCTCTCCCTTCGAGATGCTGGAGATGGCGGCGCAGGTCGCCGGTCCGGTGCTCGCGGATCCGGCGCCGCCCCTGGAGCTGGAGACGGGCTCGCTCGAGCTCGAGCCCCTGCCAGGAGCGTTCCCCGCGCCCGCGCCCGCCGCGTCTCCCCCGACGCCCGCGCCGGCTCCCGGGGTTGCTCGTCCGGCGCCGGCTGTACCCGCGCCCACGGTGCGCATGGGCGCGCTGACGCCCGCGCCGATTTCCTTGGCTCCCGCGCCTGCGCCGGCTCCCGCCGGGCCGGCCACGCTGCCGCCGATTCCTGTCCAGGCCGCGCCTGTCGCGGCGCCCGTGCGCGCGGCTCCGGGGCCCGCGACGCTGCCGCCCATTCCCATCCAGGCCGCGCCTGTCGCGGCTCCCGCGCATGTCACCCCGGGGCCCGCGACGCTGCCGCCAGTTCCCGTGGCGGCCGCGCCGGTGGCTGCTCCCGCGCATGTGTCTCCAGGGCCGGCCACGTTGCCTCCAGTTCCCGCGCCGGCTGCGCCGCCCGTGCAAGTGGCCGCGCCGCCCGTGCAAGTGGCCGCGCCGCCCGTGCCGGCCCCGGTGGCCGCTACGCCCGCTCCCGCCGTGGTAGCGCCTCCGGTGCATGTCGCTCCGGAGCTAGCGCCTCAACCCACGCCCGCGCCCGTGCCCGTCGCCGTGCCCACTCCCGCGCCGGTGCTCGTCCCGACGCCGGCTCCCGTGGCCGAGGTGGCCAGTCCCGCCGCCGCGCCAGCGCCCGCCGTCGAGGCCGTGACGGACCGCACCTTGGAGGCCGAGGGACAGATGCTCGCCCTCATGAAGGCGATGCTGGAGCGCGGCGCCTCGGACCTGCACCTGTCGAGCGAGACGGTGCCGCACATGCGCATCGACGGCGACATGGTCCCGCTGGCGGAGTACGGCCGCATCTCCCACGAGCGCCTCAAGGCGATGGTCTTCAGCGTCGCTCCAGAGAAGAACCGCAAGCAGTGGGAGGAGATCCAAGACACGGACTTCGCCCACGAGACGGCCACGGCGCGCTTCCGCGTCAACGTCTTCGAGGACCGCAAGGGCATCGGCGCGGTGATGCGGCAGATCCCCAACACCATCCGCACCGCGGAGGAGATTGGCCTCACCAAGCACGTGTTGGACATGTGCTTCCTCAGCAAGGGGCTGGTGCTCGTCACCGGCCCCACGGGCTCGGGCAAGTCCACCACGCTGGCGGCGCTGATCGACTACATCAACCGCCACCGCGAAGACCACATCATCACCGTCGAAGACCCCATCGAGTTCGTTCACAAGAACAAGAGCTGTCTGGTGAACCAGCGCGAGGTGGGCGTCCACACCCGCTCCTTCAAGAACGCGCTGCGCGCCGCGCTGCGTGAGGATCCGGACGTGGTGCTGGTGGGCGAGATGCGCGACCTGGAGACCATCGCCACCGCCATCGAGACGGCGGAGACGGGGCACCTGGTCTTCGGCACGCTGCACACCAACACGGCGGCTTCGACCGTGGACCGCATCATCGACCAGTTCCCGGCGGACCGTCAGGCGCAGATCCGGATGATGCTCTCCGAGTCGCTCAAGGCGGTGATTGCCCAGACGCTGTGCAAGCGCATCGGCGGCGGGCGGGTGGCGGCGCAGGAAGTGCTGCTCGTCACCGGTCCGGTGTCCAACCTCATCCGCGAGGGCAAGACGTTCCAGATTCCCTCGGTGATGCAGACCTCGCGTGGTCAGGGCATGGTGACGCTCAACGACGCCCTGCTCGACCTGGTGAAGCGCAAGGTGGTGGATCCGAACGAGGCGCTCAGCAAGTCGGTGAACCGCGCCGAGCTGCGCTCCATGCTGGAGCGCGCGGGCTTCAAGGCGGACGGACCGGCGGAGACCCCCGCCCCCACGAAGTAA
- a CDS encoding zinc-binding dehydrogenase: MLETRAWVLHRGERQKEGQPVPAELVEESFSIPALGPEDVLAEPLYGCWEGNMGHALQRVPVDICRLRREDKVVIGNAGVVRVVETGSAVTRVRAGDHCLVFCNAEPDEHGYPVKVLAYDASHTMGLLARKTRLPQHVLIPLPAHSRHSLKQWAAFSLRYITAWSNWRLAYGCWRLQLSESDCPVPFVVGWGGGVSYAQLRLARHAGCRVAMVTSQAERLRHLESVGIIPIDRREFPDLMREPARFASDAEYRRRYIQSEKQFLARVKEAGRGQDVSIFLDHIGAPLLEATLKALGRQGVIATAGWKLGAELIDLSRSTECTKRHQHIHTHYARYAEAVAAVGFAEEAGWLPPVDDERIYAWEEVPQLARDFEQGRVASYFPLYAVNPER; this comes from the coding sequence ATGCTGGAGACGCGGGCCTGGGTCCTTCATCGCGGTGAGCGGCAGAAGGAAGGGCAGCCCGTCCCCGCCGAGCTGGTGGAGGAGTCCTTCTCCATCCCCGCGCTCGGCCCGGAGGACGTGCTCGCCGAGCCTCTTTACGGCTGCTGGGAGGGCAACATGGGGCACGCCCTGCAGCGCGTGCCCGTGGACATCTGCCGCCTGCGCCGCGAGGACAAGGTCGTCATCGGCAACGCCGGCGTGGTGCGCGTAGTGGAGACGGGCAGCGCCGTCACCCGCGTCCGCGCCGGAGACCACTGCCTGGTGTTCTGCAACGCCGAGCCGGATGAGCATGGCTATCCGGTCAAGGTGCTGGCCTATGACGCCAGCCACACCATGGGCCTGCTGGCGCGAAAGACGCGACTGCCCCAGCACGTCCTCATTCCCCTGCCGGCCCACAGCCGGCACTCCCTGAAGCAGTGGGCGGCGTTCTCGCTCCGCTACATCACCGCGTGGTCCAACTGGCGGCTCGCCTACGGCTGCTGGCGCCTGCAGCTCAGCGAGTCGGACTGCCCGGTCCCCTTCGTGGTGGGCTGGGGCGGCGGCGTCTCCTATGCCCAGCTCCGGCTGGCGAGGCACGCCGGGTGTCGCGTGGCCATGGTCACCTCCCAGGCGGAGCGGCTGCGGCACCTGGAGTCGGTGGGCATCATCCCCATCGACCGGCGCGAGTTCCCGGACCTGATGCGCGAGCCCGCCCGGTTCGCCTCGGACGCCGAGTACCGGCGGCGCTACATCCAGTCGGAGAAGCAGTTCCTGGCCCGGGTGAAGGAGGCGGGGCGCGGCCAGGACGTCTCCATCTTCCTCGACCACATCGGCGCTCCGCTCCTGGAGGCCACCCTCAAGGCGCTGGGCCGCCAGGGCGTGATTGCCACCGCCGGGTGGAAGCTCGGCGCGGAGCTGATCGACCTGTCGCGCTCCACCGAATGCACCAAGCGCCATCAGCACATCCACACCCACTACGCCCGCTACGCCGAGGCCGTGGCGGCGGTGGGCTTCGCCGAGGAGGCGGGCTGGCTGCCTCCGGTGGACGATGAGCGCATCTACGCCTGGGAGGAAGTACCGCAGCTCGCGCGCGACTTCGAGCAGGGGCGCGTCGCCTCCTACTTCCCTCTCTACGCCGTGAACCCCGAGCGCTGA
- a CDS encoding 3-oxoacyl-ACP synthase III family protein encodes MMTLEPRLSVQVLGHGRSWPGARPVSNAELLALDPEQQGRSPEALEALGRKLTARLGFSQRYLARLPSSDGARADEETSESLALAAARRALGGRSGAEVEAFIHGTTTTSRYTGSQAAAILGQLGSHAAAYELKAGCSTSLASLHLAVALLGSGYGNVLVSCAETLSKVMNPALKETWFILADGGASVWLRREDVAPDFEIQRCLYATDGRLVDLYTTPGKLPPDKATLEQCGYCMFGDGARLREEALRRYREMLQALFPDGRGLERIRWVVAHQINRKLIEQVCQESGLNARLIWSADRFGNLGGTSVLFSLSEALEQGLFAPGDSVLLMSVGGGLSFAMQHWVKR; translated from the coding sequence ATGATGACCCTGGAGCCGCGCCTGAGCGTCCAGGTGCTGGGCCATGGGCGCTCCTGGCCCGGAGCGCGGCCCGTGTCCAATGCCGAGCTGCTCGCGCTCGACCCCGAGCAGCAGGGCCGCTCTCCCGAAGCATTGGAGGCGCTGGGCCGAAAGCTGACGGCACGGCTGGGCTTCAGTCAGCGCTACCTGGCGCGGCTGCCCAGCTCCGACGGCGCCCGTGCGGACGAGGAGACCAGCGAGTCCCTGGCCCTGGCCGCCGCACGGCGGGCCCTCGGGGGACGAAGCGGCGCCGAAGTCGAAGCCTTCATCCATGGCACGACGACCACGAGCCGCTACACGGGCTCCCAAGCCGCCGCCATCCTCGGACAGCTCGGCAGCCACGCCGCCGCCTATGAGCTCAAGGCGGGCTGCTCCACCTCCCTGGCCAGCCTGCACCTGGCGGTAGCGCTGCTGGGCAGCGGCTACGGCAACGTGCTGGTGAGCTGCGCGGAGACTCTCTCCAAGGTGATGAACCCGGCCCTCAAGGAGACCTGGTTCATCCTCGCCGATGGTGGCGCGTCCGTGTGGCTTCGGCGCGAGGACGTCGCGCCCGACTTCGAGATCCAACGGTGCCTCTATGCCACCGACGGCAGGCTGGTGGACCTGTACACCACGCCGGGAAAGCTGCCTCCCGACAAGGCCACGCTGGAGCAGTGCGGTTACTGCATGTTCGGGGACGGTGCGCGGCTCCGGGAGGAGGCGCTGCGGCGCTACCGGGAGATGCTCCAAGCGCTGTTCCCGGACGGGCGCGGCCTGGAGCGGATCCGCTGGGTGGTGGCCCACCAGATCAACCGCAAGCTCATCGAGCAGGTCTGCCAGGAGAGCGGGCTGAACGCGCGCCTCATCTGGAGCGCGGACCGCTTCGGCAACCTGGGAGGCACCTCCGTCCTGTTCTCGCTGTCCGAGGCACTGGAGCAGGGCCTGTTCGCACCGGGCGACTCGGTGCTGCTGATGAGCGTGGGCGGTGGCCTGTCCTTCGCCATGCAGCACTGGGTGAAGCGCTGA